One segment of Streptomyces sp. NA02950 DNA contains the following:
- a CDS encoding HPr family phosphocarrier protein, whose translation MAERRVTIGWAEGLHARPASIFVRAATAAGVPITIAKADGTPVNAASMLAVLGLGAQGGEEVVLASDADDAEIALDRLAKLVAEGLEELPETV comes from the coding sequence ATGGCTGAGCGCCGCGTCACCATCGGCTGGGCCGAGGGCCTGCACGCCCGCCCCGCGTCGATCTTCGTCCGGGCGGCCACCGCCGCGGGCGTCCCCATCACGATCGCCAAGGCCGACGGCACCCCGGTCAACGCCGCCTCCATGCTGGCCGTGCTCGGCCTGGGCGCGCAGGGCGGCGAGGAGGTCGTGCTGGCCTCCGACGCGGACGACGCGGAGATCGCGCTCGACCGTCTGGCGAAGCTCGTGGCGGAGGGTCTCGAGGAGCTTCCCGAGACGGTCTGA
- a CDS encoding sel1 repeat family protein, translating into MSGLWARWRERRGRRGGRRGLDPALKSMVRAAYRDGRPLPEPLARKAAHAGDPQGMTVYGIGLGNRGAYAEAVHWLGKAVAAGDTSAMVVLGTLQMDLGNLGEAERHFRRAADRGHSGARVALQQLRARRNGSGH; encoded by the coding sequence ATGAGCGGTTTATGGGCGCGGTGGCGCGAGCGCCGGGGGAGACGCGGGGGACGACGGGGGCTGGATCCCGCCCTGAAGTCGATGGTGCGGGCGGCCTACCGCGACGGGCGGCCCCTTCCCGAGCCGCTCGCCCGCAAGGCGGCGCACGCCGGTGATCCACAGGGCATGACGGTCTACGGCATCGGGCTCGGCAACCGGGGCGCGTACGCCGAGGCGGTGCACTGGCTGGGCAAGGCGGTCGCCGCGGGGGACACCTCGGCGATGGTGGTCCTCGGCACGCTGCAGATGGATCTGGGCAATCTGGGCGAGGCGGAGCGGCACTTCCGCAGGGCCGCCGACCGCGGACACTCCGGCGCCCGCGTCGCCCTCCAGCAGCTCCGCGCCCGCCGCAACGGCAGCGGCCACTGA
- a CDS encoding M23 family metallopeptidase, whose translation MAFTRATGKHRRPRRSVRTGANIAGVTTIASGVVAGIAGPALAASDEAPAPEQTGLQQAIVIDEGLADQIQAQAQSQETAAAEAAAKARAETIARQEAARKAEAAAKKAKAERAAKERAAREAERKRLNTFVAPISGSYVSTGYQASSGLWSSGSHTGIDFHAASGTTVHAVGAGEVVEAGWGGSYGNNIVIKMKDGTYTQYGHMSSLNVSVGQKVTPGQQIGLSGATGNVTGPHLHFEARTSPDYGSDIDPVAYLRSHGVSV comes from the coding sequence ATGGCGTTCACCCGTGCCACCGGGAAGCACCGCCGTCCCCGACGGTCCGTCCGCACCGGCGCGAACATCGCGGGAGTCACCACCATCGCCTCGGGCGTCGTCGCCGGTATCGCCGGTCCCGCCCTGGCCGCCTCCGACGAGGCACCCGCTCCCGAGCAGACCGGGTTGCAGCAGGCGATCGTGATCGACGAGGGGCTGGCCGACCAGATCCAGGCCCAGGCGCAGTCCCAGGAGACCGCCGCCGCGGAGGCCGCGGCCAAGGCGCGGGCCGAGACCATCGCCCGTCAGGAGGCCGCCAGGAAGGCCGAGGCGGCCGCGAAGAAGGCCAAGGCGGAGCGCGCCGCCAAGGAGCGCGCCGCGCGCGAGGCCGAGCGCAAGCGCCTCAACACCTTCGTCGCGCCGATCTCGGGCTCCTACGTCTCCACCGGCTACCAGGCGTCCAGCGGTCTGTGGTCCTCCGGCAGCCACACCGGCATCGACTTCCACGCCGCCTCGGGCACCACGGTGCACGCCGTGGGCGCCGGTGAGGTCGTCGAGGCGGGCTGGGGCGGTTCGTACGGCAACAACATCGTCATCAAGATGAAGGACGGCACGTACACCCAGTACGGCCACATGTCCTCGCTCAACGTCTCGGTCGGCCAGAAGGTCACCCCGGGCCAGCAGATCGGCCTGTCGGGCGCCACCGGCAACGTCACCGGACCGCATCTGCACTTCGAGGCGCGCACCAGCCCCGACTACGGTTCGGACATCGACCCCGTGGCGTACCTGCGCTCCCACGGCGTCAGCGTCTGA
- a CDS encoding sucrase ferredoxin, protein MSTCATASRDLSEPLAGTAATAPTWLLVEQPGPWGTEALTASHLDPAVGRALERAAKDTGVRVALIRRPGRHADLHTGARHRVFVSHTRPGRSWIRTTALNDPGRLRALDFAALGAGDPAGLTLAAPDDGEPSGRHTAQDAPGQWEEYTGDPLVLVCTNGKRDRCCALLGRPLAAELVAAGVDGTWEVTHIGGHRFSPTLVVLPHGYTYGRATARSVRNALEALRGGRVVLEGCRGRSAWERPGQAAELAVRAITGEDGTEALTVARTEGAAPTWSVTVVHRDGRAWRVSVAQVASAPPRPESCGSALGSPARMEVVGIRATRTTAAHAPRPVPAGRR, encoded by the coding sequence GTGAGCACGTGCGCGACTGCCTCCCGGGACCTGTCCGAGCCGCTCGCCGGGACGGCGGCCACCGCCCCCACCTGGCTGCTGGTCGAACAACCCGGTCCGTGGGGCACCGAGGCCCTCACGGCGAGTCATCTCGACCCGGCCGTGGGCCGCGCGCTGGAGCGCGCGGCCAAGGACACCGGCGTACGGGTCGCGCTCATCCGCCGCCCCGGCCGCCACGCCGATCTGCACACCGGTGCGCGGCACCGGGTGTTCGTCTCCCACACCCGGCCCGGCCGCTCCTGGATCCGCACCACCGCCCTCAACGACCCAGGACGGCTGCGCGCCCTCGACTTCGCGGCGCTGGGCGCCGGTGACCCGGCCGGTCTGACGCTGGCGGCACCGGACGACGGCGAACCCTCCGGCCGGCACACCGCCCAGGACGCCCCCGGGCAGTGGGAGGAGTACACCGGCGATCCGCTGGTGCTCGTCTGCACCAACGGCAAGCGGGACCGCTGCTGCGCCCTCCTGGGCCGTCCCCTCGCCGCCGAGCTCGTCGCCGCCGGCGTCGACGGCACCTGGGAGGTCACCCACATCGGCGGCCACCGCTTCTCCCCGACGCTTGTCGTCCTGCCGCACGGCTACACCTACGGGCGCGCCACCGCGCGGAGCGTGCGGAACGCCCTCGAGGCGCTGCGCGGCGGCCGCGTCGTCCTCGAGGGCTGCCGTGGCCGCTCCGCCTGGGAGCGGCCGGGGCAGGCGGCCGAGCTGGCCGTCCGCGCCATCACCGGCGAGGACGGCACGGAGGCGCTCACGGTGGCGCGGACCGAGGGCGCGGCCCCCACCTGGTCCGTGACCGTCGTGCACCGCGACGGCCGGGCGTGGCGGGTGAGCGTCGCCCAGGTCGCCTCCGCCCCGCCCCGCCCGGAGAGCTGCGGTTCCGCGCTGGGCTCCCCGGCCCGGATGGAGGTCGTCGGCATCCGTGCGACCCGGACCACCGCGGCCCACGCTCCCCGGCCGGTGCCCGCGGGCCGCCGCTGA
- a CDS encoding IS30 family transposase has translation MCGVTTAPVGLTALEKQLHPRFLALAEREKIRDLRAAGQSLRAIGRVLGRPASTIKREIDANSGSEGYQPYAAHRAAAARRPRPKERKLLREGRLRRFVRDGLRQRWSPAQICHALRREHPDDESMRVSVETVYQALYFQARGGLKREVQAAIRSGRTRRKPRRDSQRRTPRFIDPMVMISDRPADVEDRAVPGHWEGDLIIGAGGRSAIATLVERSTRYTLLVHLPGGAHDAETVRDGLVATIQTLPAHLRGSLTWDQGSEMARHKQFSMATGMPVYFCDPASPWQRGSNENTNGLLRQYFPKGTDLSVHSPEDLEHVAQELNGRPRKTLGWDTPAERLRDLLTT, from the coding sequence ATGTGCGGTGTGACCACGGCACCGGTGGGCCTGACGGCCCTGGAGAAGCAGCTTCACCCGCGGTTCCTAGCGCTCGCCGAGCGCGAGAAGATCCGCGATCTGCGCGCGGCGGGGCAGTCGCTGAGGGCGATCGGACGGGTCCTGGGACGGCCGGCGAGCACCATCAAGCGGGAGATCGACGCGAACTCGGGCAGCGAGGGCTACCAGCCCTACGCCGCCCACCGGGCAGCGGCAGCGCGCAGACCCCGGCCCAAGGAGCGCAAACTGCTGCGCGAGGGACGGCTGCGCCGCTTCGTCCGGGACGGACTGCGCCAGCGGTGGTCACCGGCACAGATCTGCCACGCTCTACGGAGAGAGCATCCCGACGACGAGAGCATGCGGGTGAGCGTGGAGACGGTCTACCAGGCACTGTATTTCCAGGCCCGCGGCGGCCTGAAGCGGGAAGTGCAGGCCGCCATCCGTTCCGGCCGGACCCGCCGCAAACCGCGCCGGGACTCCCAGCGGCGCACGCCCCGGTTCATCGACCCGATGGTGATGATCAGCGACCGTCCCGCCGACGTCGAGGACCGGGCCGTGCCCGGTCACTGGGAAGGCGACCTGATCATCGGCGCGGGCGGGCGCTCCGCGATCGCCACCCTGGTCGAGCGCAGCACCCGTTACACCCTGCTGGTCCATCTGCCGGGCGGGGCCCACGACGCCGAGACCGTCCGCGACGGCCTCGTTGCCACGATCCAGACCCTGCCCGCCCACCTGCGCGGCTCCCTCACCTGGGACCAGGGCAGCGAGATGGCACGCCACAAGCAGTTCAGCATGGCCACCGGCATGCCCGTCTACTTCTGCGACCCCGCCAGCCCCTGGCAACGCGGCTCGAACGAGAACACCAACGGCCTCCTGCGCCAGTACTTCCCGAAAGGCACCGACCTCAGCGTCCACAGTCCCGAAGACCTCGAACACGTCGCCCAGGAACTCAACGGCCGCCCACGCAAGACGCTCGGCTGGGATACCCCAGCCGAGCGTCTACGTGATCTACTCACCACCTGA
- a CDS encoding pitrilysin family protein — MPMGHTATQQAGSGGLKATEHRLANGLRVVLSEDHLTPVAAICLWYDVGSRHEVKGRTGLAHLFEHLMFQGSAQVTGNGHFELVQGAGGSLNGTTSFERTNYFETMPTHQVELALWLEADRMGSLLTALDEESLENQRDVVKNERRQRYDNVPYGTAFEKLVAMAYPEGHPYHHTPIGSMADLDAASLEDARAFFRTYYAPNNAVLSVVGDIDPEQTLAWVEKYFGSIPSHDGKRPPRDGTLPEVIGEQLREVVEEEVPARALMAAYRLPHDGTREADAADLALTVLGGGESSRLHNRLVRRDRTAVAAGFGLLRLSGAPSLGWLDVKTSGGVEVPAIETAVDEELARFAEEGPTPQEMERAQAQIEREWLDRLATVGGRADELCRFAVLFGDPQLALTAVERVLDITPEEVRAVAAARLRPDNRAVLVYEPVQGADTADDAADDAADDTDAEGEAAQ; from the coding sequence ATGCCCATGGGTCACACGGCCACGCAACAGGCCGGCTCCGGCGGCCTGAAAGCGACCGAGCATCGGCTGGCCAACGGACTGCGGGTGGTGCTCTCCGAGGACCACCTGACCCCGGTCGCCGCGATCTGCCTCTGGTACGACGTCGGCTCGCGCCACGAAGTCAAGGGGCGCACGGGCCTGGCTCACCTCTTCGAGCACCTGATGTTCCAGGGCTCGGCCCAGGTGACGGGCAACGGCCACTTCGAGCTGGTGCAGGGCGCCGGCGGCTCGCTCAACGGCACGACCAGCTTCGAGCGCACCAACTACTTCGAGACCATGCCCACCCACCAGGTGGAGCTGGCGCTGTGGCTGGAGGCGGACCGGATGGGGTCCCTCCTGACCGCGCTGGACGAGGAGAGCCTGGAGAACCAGCGGGACGTCGTCAAGAACGAGCGCCGCCAGCGCTACGACAACGTGCCGTACGGCACGGCCTTCGAGAAGCTGGTCGCCATGGCCTACCCCGAGGGCCACCCGTACCACCACACCCCCATCGGCTCGATGGCCGACCTGGACGCGGCCTCCCTGGAGGACGCGCGCGCCTTCTTCCGCACCTACTACGCGCCGAACAACGCGGTGCTGTCGGTCGTCGGCGACATCGACCCCGAGCAGACCCTCGCCTGGGTCGAGAAGTACTTCGGCTCCATCCCCTCCCACGACGGCAAGCGGCCGCCCCGCGACGGCACGCTCCCGGAGGTGATCGGCGAGCAGCTGCGCGAGGTCGTGGAGGAGGAGGTCCCCGCCCGCGCCCTGATGGCCGCCTACCGGCTGCCGCACGACGGCACCCGCGAGGCCGACGCGGCCGACCTGGCGCTGACCGTGCTCGGGGGCGGCGAGTCCTCCCGGCTCCACAACCGCCTGGTGCGCCGCGACCGCACGGCCGTCGCGGCCGGATTCGGGCTGCTGCGGCTGTCGGGCGCGCCCTCGCTCGGCTGGCTGGACGTGAAGACCTCCGGCGGGGTCGAGGTGCCCGCCATCGAGACCGCGGTCGACGAGGAGCTGGCCCGCTTCGCCGAGGAGGGGCCGACCCCGCAGGAGATGGAGCGTGCCCAGGCGCAGATCGAGCGCGAGTGGCTGGACCGGCTGGCCACCGTCGGCGGCCGGGCGGACGAGCTGTGCCGTTTCGCCGTGCTGTTCGGCGATCCGCAGCTGGCGCTGACCGCCGTGGAGCGGGTGCTCGACATCACGCCCGAGGAGGTGCGGGCGGTGGCCGCCGCGCGGCTGCGCCCGGACAACCGCGCCGTGCTGGTCTACGAGCCCGTCCAGGGCGCGGACACCGCTGATGACGCCGCTGATGACGCCGCCGACGACACCGACGCAGAAGGGGAGGCGGCCCAGTGA
- a CDS encoding pitrilysin family protein yields MTFHPQPVGGAPRPWAFPAPERGELSNGLTVLRCHRPGQQVVAVEVNLDAPLDAEPAGLDGVATIMARALSEGTDKHDAEEFAAELERCGATLDAHADHPGVRVSLEVPVSRLPKALGLLADALRAPAFPDSEVERLVRNRLDEIPHELANPARRASMALSKELFPAESRMSRPRQGTEETVEGIDAAAVRAFYEAHVRPSTATAVVVGDLGGVDLDQALADTLGAWTGGTAAPRQVPPIVADDTGRVVIVDRPGAVQTQLLIGRIGADRHDRVWPAQVLGTYCLGGTLTSRLDRVLREEKGYTYGVRSFCQVLRSTASSPSGGSTGAAMLAISGSVATEVTGPALEDLWKVLRTVKDEGLTDAERDVAVQNLVGVAPLKYETAAAVAGTLADQVEQHLPDDFQAQLYARLAEAGTVEATAAVVSAFPADRLVTVLVGDASAIEEPVRALGIGEVTVVSG; encoded by the coding sequence ATGACCTTCCACCCGCAGCCCGTCGGCGGGGCCCCCAGGCCGTGGGCCTTCCCGGCCCCCGAGCGCGGTGAGCTGTCCAACGGGCTCACGGTGCTGCGCTGCCACCGCCCCGGCCAGCAGGTCGTGGCCGTCGAGGTCAATCTGGACGCCCCGCTGGACGCCGAGCCCGCCGGGCTCGACGGGGTGGCCACCATCATGGCGCGCGCCCTGTCCGAGGGCACCGACAAGCACGACGCCGAGGAGTTCGCCGCCGAGCTCGAGCGCTGCGGTGCCACCCTGGACGCCCACGCCGACCACCCGGGTGTGCGGGTCTCCCTGGAGGTCCCGGTCTCCCGGTTGCCCAAGGCGCTGGGGCTGCTCGCCGACGCGCTGCGCGCCCCCGCCTTCCCCGACAGCGAGGTCGAGCGGCTGGTGCGGAACCGGCTGGACGAGATCCCGCACGAGCTGGCCAACCCGGCCCGCCGCGCCTCCATGGCACTGTCCAAGGAGCTGTTCCCGGCCGAGTCGCGGATGTCCCGGCCGCGCCAGGGCACCGAGGAGACGGTCGAGGGCATCGACGCCGCGGCCGTGCGCGCCTTCTACGAGGCGCATGTCCGCCCCTCCACCGCGACCGCCGTCGTGGTCGGCGACCTCGGCGGGGTCGACCTCGACCAGGCCCTCGCCGACACCCTCGGCGCCTGGACGGGCGGCACGGCCGCGCCCCGGCAGGTCCCGCCGATCGTGGCCGACGACACCGGTCGGGTGGTGATCGTCGACCGGCCCGGGGCGGTCCAGACCCAGCTGCTGATCGGCCGGATCGGGGCCGACCGCCACGACCGCGTCTGGCCCGCCCAGGTGCTGGGCACCTACTGCCTGGGCGGCACCCTCACCTCCCGGCTCGACCGCGTGCTGCGCGAGGAGAAGGGCTACACCTACGGGGTGCGCTCCTTCTGCCAGGTGCTGCGCTCCACGGCCTCCTCGCCGTCCGGCGGGTCCACCGGTGCCGCGATGCTGGCGATCAGCGGCTCGGTGGCCACCGAGGTCACCGGCCCCGCGCTGGAGGACCTCTGGAAGGTGCTGCGCACCGTGAAGGACGAGGGGCTGACGGACGCCGAGCGCGATGTCGCCGTGCAGAACCTCGTGGGCGTCGCCCCGTTGAAGTACGAGACCGCGGCCGCGGTCGCGGGCACCCTCGCCGACCAGGTCGAGCAGCACCTTCCGGACGACTTCCAGGCGCAGTTGTACGCCCGGCTCGCCGAGGCCGGAACGGTGGAGGCCACCGCCGCCGTGGTGAGCGCCTTCCCGGCGGACCGGCTGGTCACGGTGCTGGTCGGGGACGCCTCGGCGATCGAGGAGCCGGTCCGGGCGCTGGGCATCGGTGAGGTGACCGTCGTCTCGGGCTGA
- a CDS encoding GntR family transcriptional regulator, translated as MPGGRRISAQAVCTAIRDDIVSGAYPPGGRLTEELLARRYGVSRVPVREALRTLESEGFVTTRRHAGACVAQPSEREAADLLDIRGLLEPLGAARAAQRRTEAHLKVLRGLVRLGQERARRGCLGELPPLGDWFHETLAQASGSPSLAGLLVQVRRKIAWVYAADPARRPERPVPGGGAGRSDPAVRAVESWAEHGALVDAVARGDADRARIIATAHTERALSEYRLRRPAQVRTSKHSVNTASGRN; from the coding sequence ATCCCGGGCGGTCGGCGGATTTCGGCGCAAGCGGTGTGCACGGCCATTCGCGACGACATCGTATCCGGTGCTTATCCGCCCGGCGGCCGGCTCACCGAGGAACTGCTCGCGCGCCGCTACGGCGTCTCGCGGGTGCCCGTCCGGGAGGCCCTGCGCACCCTGGAGTCCGAGGGGTTCGTGACCACCCGGCGCCATGCGGGCGCCTGTGTCGCCCAGCCCTCCGAGCGGGAGGCGGCGGACCTCCTCGACATCCGTGGGCTGCTGGAGCCGCTGGGCGCCGCCCGCGCCGCCCAGCGCCGCACCGAGGCCCATCTGAAGGTGCTGCGCGGCCTCGTCCGGCTCGGCCAGGAGCGGGCCCGCCGCGGCTGCCTCGGCGAACTGCCGCCCCTGGGCGACTGGTTCCATGAGACGCTCGCCCAGGCGTCGGGCAGTCCGAGTCTGGCCGGGCTGCTCGTCCAGGTGCGGCGCAAGATCGCGTGGGTGTACGCGGCCGACCCGGCGCGGCGGCCGGAGCGGCCCGTGCCGGGCGGCGGTGCCGGGCGGTCCGACCCGGCGGTGCGGGCCGTGGAGTCCTGGGCGGAGCACGGCGCGCTGGTGGACGCGGTGGCGCGCGGCGACGCCGATCGCGCCCGGATCATCGCCACCGCGCACACCGAGCGCGCGCTCTCGGAATACCGGCTGCGCCGTCCGGCTCAGGTGAGAACTTCGAAACATTCCGTCAACACGGCGAGCGGGCGGAATTAA
- a CDS encoding DNA topoisomerase (ATP-hydrolyzing) subunit A, producing MARRSTKTPPPDDFEERILDIDVVDEMQGSFLEYAYSVIYSRALPDARDGLKPVHRRILYQMNEMGLRPERGFVKCARVVGEVMGKLHPHGDASIYDALVRMAQPFSMRLPMVDGHGNFGSLGNDDPPAAMRYTECRMASATSLMTESIDEDTVDFAPNYDGSEQEPVTLPAAYPNLLVNGTSGIAVGMATNMAPHNLGEVIAAARHLIKHPGADLDTLMRFVPGPDLPTGGRIVGLGGVRDAYENGRGTFKIRATVAVEDVTARRKGLVVTELPFTVGPEKVISKIKDLVGSKKLQGIADVKDLTDRQHGLRLVIEVKNGFNPEAVLEQLYKLTPMEESFGINNVALVDGQPLTLGLKELLEVYLDHRFEVVRRRSEFRRGKRRDRLHLVEGLLVALLDIDEVIRLIRSSDNAAQAKEALMSRFELSEIQTQYILDTPLRRLTKFDRIELESERDRLKAEIEELTRILDSDAELRKLVSSELAQVAKKFGTPRRTVLLESSNAPVTAVPLEVADDPCRVLLSSTGLLARTANGEPFPVEGQAKRAKHDVIVSAVPATARADVGAVTSTGRLLRLSVIDLPILPEKAGPPNLAGGAPIAEFLTLEEGEELICLTTLDESSPGLAIGTEQGVVKRVVPDYPAHKEELEVIGLRDGDRIVGAVELRTGEEDLVFITDDAQLLRYQASQVRPQGRPAGGMAGIKLGSGAKVISFTAVDPAADAVVFTVAGAHGTLDDSVQQSAKLTPFDQYPRKGRATGGVRCQRFLKGEDCLVLAWAGATPARAATATGAAATLPDPDPRRDGSGIPLAKPVAVVAGPV from the coding sequence ATGGCCCGCCGCAGCACGAAGACCCCGCCGCCGGACGACTTCGAGGAGCGCATCCTCGACATCGACGTCGTCGACGAGATGCAGGGCTCCTTCCTTGAGTACGCCTACTCGGTCATCTATTCGCGTGCGCTGCCCGACGCCCGCGACGGGCTCAAGCCCGTGCACCGCCGCATCCTCTACCAGATGAACGAGATGGGGCTGCGCCCCGAGCGCGGCTTCGTGAAGTGCGCCCGCGTCGTGGGCGAGGTGATGGGAAAGCTCCACCCGCACGGCGACGCCTCGATCTACGACGCGCTGGTGCGCATGGCGCAGCCGTTCTCGATGCGGCTGCCGATGGTCGACGGCCACGGGAACTTCGGCTCGCTGGGCAATGACGACCCGCCCGCGGCGATGCGCTACACCGAGTGCCGGATGGCCTCGGCCACCTCGCTGATGACCGAGTCCATCGACGAGGACACGGTCGACTTCGCACCGAACTACGACGGCAGTGAGCAGGAGCCGGTCACCCTGCCCGCCGCCTATCCGAACCTGCTGGTCAACGGCACGTCCGGAATCGCGGTCGGTATGGCGACCAATATGGCCCCGCACAATCTGGGCGAGGTGATCGCCGCCGCCCGCCATCTGATCAAGCACCCGGGCGCCGATCTGGACACGCTGATGCGGTTCGTGCCCGGCCCCGACCTGCCGACCGGCGGCCGGATCGTGGGTCTCGGCGGCGTCCGGGACGCCTATGAGAACGGCCGCGGTACCTTCAAGATCCGCGCCACGGTGGCGGTGGAGGACGTGACCGCCCGCCGCAAGGGGCTGGTCGTCACCGAACTGCCCTTCACCGTGGGCCCCGAGAAGGTCATCTCGAAGATCAAGGACCTGGTCGGCTCGAAGAAACTCCAGGGCATCGCGGACGTCAAGGACCTCACCGACCGCCAGCACGGCCTGCGGCTGGTGATCGAGGTGAAGAACGGCTTCAACCCCGAAGCCGTGCTGGAGCAGCTCTACAAGCTCACGCCGATGGAGGAGTCCTTCGGTATCAACAATGTGGCGCTGGTGGACGGCCAGCCGCTCACCCTGGGGCTCAAGGAGCTGCTGGAGGTCTATCTCGACCACCGCTTCGAGGTCGTGCGGCGGCGCAGCGAGTTCCGGCGCGGCAAGCGGCGCGACCGGCTGCACCTGGTCGAGGGTCTCCTGGTCGCCCTGCTCGACATCGACGAGGTCATCCGGCTGATCCGCTCCAGCGACAACGCGGCGCAGGCCAAGGAAGCCCTCATGTCGCGCTTTGAACTCTCCGAGATCCAGACGCAGTACATCCTGGACACCCCGCTTCGGCGCCTGACCAAGTTCGACCGTATCGAGCTGGAGTCGGAGCGTGACCGGCTCAAGGCGGAGATCGAGGAGCTGACCCGGATCCTGGACTCCGACGCCGAGCTGCGCAAGCTGGTCTCCTCCGAACTGGCCCAGGTGGCCAAGAAGTTCGGCACCCCCCGGCGGACGGTGCTGCTGGAGTCGTCGAACGCGCCGGTCACCGCGGTGCCACTGGAGGTCGCGGACGACCCGTGCCGGGTGCTGCTGTCCTCCACCGGCCTGCTGGCCCGCACCGCGAACGGAGAGCCGTTCCCGGTCGAGGGACAGGCCAAGCGCGCCAAGCACGATGTGATCGTCTCGGCGGTCCCGGCCACGGCCCGCGCCGATGTGGGCGCGGTGACCTCCACCGGGCGGCTGCTGCGGCTGTCGGTGATCGACCTGCCGATCCTCCCCGAGAAGGCCGGGCCCCCCAACCTGGCGGGCGGGGCGCCGATCGCGGAGTTCCTGACCCTGGAGGAGGGCGAGGAGCTGATCTGCCTCACCACCCTCGACGAGTCCTCACCGGGGCTCGCGATCGGCACGGAGCAGGGCGTCGTCAAGCGCGTGGTCCCCGACTATCCGGCCCACAAGGAGGAGCTGGAGGTCATCGGGCTCCGGGACGGCGACCGGATCGTGGGCGCGGTGGAGCTGCGCACCGGCGAGGAGGACCTGGTCTTCATCACCGACGACGCCCAGCTGCTGCGTTATCAGGCGAGCCAGGTGCGGCCGCAGGGCCGCCCGGCGGGTGGTATGGCGGGCATCAAGCTGGGCTCCGGCGCGAAGGTGATCTCGTTCACGGCCGTGGACCCGGCGGCGGACGCGGTGGTGTTCACGGTGGCGGGCGCACACGGCACGCTCGACGACTCGGTGCAGCAGTCGGCCAAGCTGACCCCGTTCGACCAGTACCCGCGCAAGGGCCGGGCGACGGGCGGGGTGCGCTGCCAGCGGTTCCTGAAGGGTGAGGACTGTCTCGTCCTGGCCTGGGCGGGTGCCACCCCGGCCCGCGCCGCGACGGCCACCGGAGCCGCGGCGACACTGCCCGACCCGGACCCGCGCCGGGACGGCTCGGGCATCCCGCTGGCGAAGCCGGTGGCGGTGGTGGCCGGGCCCGTGTGA